In a single window of the Silurus meridionalis isolate SWU-2019-XX chromosome 8, ASM1480568v1, whole genome shotgun sequence genome:
- the LOC124390171 gene encoding coiled-coil domain-containing protein 9B isoform X1, with amino-acid sequence MAYYIQGKIRNQWANTGVYNYPKDSFIDREHHFNIEDFQHVDLNEKACLHNPLTSLCLLGCLVSGSHPALVADMDRSSPTDMMLLKKEQKDAELDRKIEALRRKNEALMKRYQEVEEDKKRAEQEGMAMQSRKGKVEDLTITINKSPTEKRVVTKKGLGDAVPKGVQNQEDVHNIFSAGRGKRRQILVTAPGNTKGKRVVSERVEKSSPTGVTGIKLSNEGSREPIDCTAGRKDCSKSQVGRKQERKCRAEGAHQKFTAYNPYAQQNEVLTDLSIPTSSEEQQEYLRWKKEREEIDRERVARHKNPQGQWRRAWDMDKPELTFSEKGAAERGTPSRGGRNARRGHSRPPVTTESRGGEHEKRGKNVPVVGSKVKGKDRLTGRARRWDSKDEAEQLQVGPETSLEEFLEELDALCDSEVNSNSPDTETQGAESSAVETAVAADKDTKQENMLIPTDLLNKNTSVSRGAEKKVRFSEDLIQGAFEKNSNGDKTEIKISSLKNTPQTKTALGEQDAQQDLGGDQEGMKNNQEIKTTSSILTDSQAKTPGQVDSQETSIIELKPMPESFLEKQTVSKSKGSTCDSVGSQNGPDSIVSTEQDLLHMMEPLKNNTSRNTDDLIDSSLSVLSLESGDSLPVHSTSTEKARENGKVV; translated from the exons GCATGCTTGCACAATCCACTCACTTCTCTGTGCCTCCTCGGCTGCCTTGTGTCTGGAAGCCATCCAGCTCTCGTCGCTGACATGGACCGATCT AGCCCCACGGACATGATGCTTTTGAAGAAGGAGCAGAAAGATGCCGAGCTGGATAGGAAGATCGAAGCACTGCGAAGGAAAAATGAGGCGCTTATGAAGCGCTATCAG GAGGTAGAGGAGGATAAGAAACGGGCAGAGCAGGAGGGCATGGCAATGCAGAGCCGCAAAGGGAAGGTCGAAGACCTGACCATCACCATCAACAAGTCTCCCACT GAGAAGCGTGTTGTTACCAAGAAGGGTTTAGGAGACGCAGTTCCTAAAGGAGTGCAGAATCAGGAGGACGTCCACAACATTTTCAGTGCCGGTCGTGGTAAAAGGAGACAGATACTAGTCACTGCCCCAGGAAACACCAAG GGGAAGAGGGTGGTTAGTGAAAGAGTGGAGAAAAGCAGTCCTACTGGAGTAACCGGGATAAAACTCTCTAACGAGGGCAGCAGGGAACCGATAGATTGCACAGCAGGAAGAAAGGACTGTTCAAAAAGCCAG GTTGGAAGGAAGCAGGAACGAAAGTGTCGAGCTGAGGGAGCTCATCAAAAATTCACGGCGTATAATCCCTATGCACAG CAAAATGAAGTGCTGACCGATCTCAGCATCCCCACATCCAGTGAGGAGCAGCAGGAGTACCTGCGCTGGAAAAAGGAGAGGGAAGAAATCGACCGAGAGCGTGTGGCTCGCCACAAGAACCCCCAGGGCcagtggagaagagcctgggaCATGGACAAACCCGAGCTTAC ATTTTCTGAAAAAGGTGCAGCAGAGAGAGGTACACCGAGCAGAG GAGGAAGGAATGCGAGAAGAGGACATTCCAGACCTCCAGTAACAACAGAATCACGAG GTGGAGAGCAtgaaaagagaggaaagaaTGTTCCTGTGGTTGGCAGTAAAGTGAAAGGAAAGGACCGTTTGACCGGCCGAGCCAGGAG atggGACTCTAAAGACGAAGCAGAGCAATTGCAG GTGGGTCCAGAAACTAGTTTGGAGGAGTTTTTGGAGGAGCTGGACGCTCTGTGTGATTCTGAGGTCAACAGTAATAGTCCAGACACAGAGACCCAAGGAGCAGAATCCAGTGCTGTGGAGACGGCTGTGGCCGCTGACAAAGATACAAAACAAGAGAATATGCTTATTCCTACAGACTTGCTAAACAAGAACACTTCCGTTTCCAGAGGAGCTGAGAAGAAGGTCCGTTTTTCAGAAGACCTCATTCAGGGAGCTTTCGAAAAGAACTCGAATGGCGATAAGACCGAGATCAAAATtagttctttaaaaaacacGCCACAGACCAAAACAGCGCTTGGAGAGCAGGATGCCCAACAGGACTTGGGTGGTGATCAGGAAGGAATGAAAAACAACCAGGAGATAAAGACCACCAGCAGTATTCTTACAGATTCGCAAGCCAAAACACCAGGCCAAGTTGATTCCCAGGAGACCAGCATTATAGAATTGAAACCAATGCCCGAGAGCTTCCTAGAGAAACAAACTGTGAGCAAATCTAAGGGGTCAACTTGTGATAGTGTTGGTTCTCAAAATGGCCCTGATTCCATTGTTTCCACTGAACAGGACCTCCTTCACATGATGGAACCTCTGAAAaataacacctccagaaatacTG ACGATCTGATTGACTCCAGTCTCTCAGTATTGAGTTTGGAATCAGGAGATTCTCTGCCTGTCCACAGCACCAGCACTGAAAAG GCTCGAGAGAACGGGAAAGTGGTTTAG
- the LOC124390171 gene encoding coiled-coil domain-containing protein 9B isoform X2, translating into MAYYIQGKIRNQWANTGVYNYPKDSFIDREHHFNIEDFQHVDLNEKSPTDMMLLKKEQKDAELDRKIEALRRKNEALMKRYQEVEEDKKRAEQEGMAMQSRKGKVEDLTITINKSPTEKRVVTKKGLGDAVPKGVQNQEDVHNIFSAGRGKRRQILVTAPGNTKGKRVVSERVEKSSPTGVTGIKLSNEGSREPIDCTAGRKDCSKSQVGRKQERKCRAEGAHQKFTAYNPYAQQNEVLTDLSIPTSSEEQQEYLRWKKEREEIDRERVARHKNPQGQWRRAWDMDKPELTFSEKGAAERGTPSRGGRNARRGHSRPPVTTESRGGEHEKRGKNVPVVGSKVKGKDRLTGRARRWDSKDEAEQLQVGPETSLEEFLEELDALCDSEVNSNSPDTETQGAESSAVETAVAADKDTKQENMLIPTDLLNKNTSVSRGAEKKVRFSEDLIQGAFEKNSNGDKTEIKISSLKNTPQTKTALGEQDAQQDLGGDQEGMKNNQEIKTTSSILTDSQAKTPGQVDSQETSIIELKPMPESFLEKQTVSKSKGSTCDSVGSQNGPDSIVSTEQDLLHMMEPLKNNTSRNTDDLIDSSLSVLSLESGDSLPVHSTSTEKARENGKVV; encoded by the exons AGCCCCACGGACATGATGCTTTTGAAGAAGGAGCAGAAAGATGCCGAGCTGGATAGGAAGATCGAAGCACTGCGAAGGAAAAATGAGGCGCTTATGAAGCGCTATCAG GAGGTAGAGGAGGATAAGAAACGGGCAGAGCAGGAGGGCATGGCAATGCAGAGCCGCAAAGGGAAGGTCGAAGACCTGACCATCACCATCAACAAGTCTCCCACT GAGAAGCGTGTTGTTACCAAGAAGGGTTTAGGAGACGCAGTTCCTAAAGGAGTGCAGAATCAGGAGGACGTCCACAACATTTTCAGTGCCGGTCGTGGTAAAAGGAGACAGATACTAGTCACTGCCCCAGGAAACACCAAG GGGAAGAGGGTGGTTAGTGAAAGAGTGGAGAAAAGCAGTCCTACTGGAGTAACCGGGATAAAACTCTCTAACGAGGGCAGCAGGGAACCGATAGATTGCACAGCAGGAAGAAAGGACTGTTCAAAAAGCCAG GTTGGAAGGAAGCAGGAACGAAAGTGTCGAGCTGAGGGAGCTCATCAAAAATTCACGGCGTATAATCCCTATGCACAG CAAAATGAAGTGCTGACCGATCTCAGCATCCCCACATCCAGTGAGGAGCAGCAGGAGTACCTGCGCTGGAAAAAGGAGAGGGAAGAAATCGACCGAGAGCGTGTGGCTCGCCACAAGAACCCCCAGGGCcagtggagaagagcctgggaCATGGACAAACCCGAGCTTAC ATTTTCTGAAAAAGGTGCAGCAGAGAGAGGTACACCGAGCAGAG GAGGAAGGAATGCGAGAAGAGGACATTCCAGACCTCCAGTAACAACAGAATCACGAG GTGGAGAGCAtgaaaagagaggaaagaaTGTTCCTGTGGTTGGCAGTAAAGTGAAAGGAAAGGACCGTTTGACCGGCCGAGCCAGGAG atggGACTCTAAAGACGAAGCAGAGCAATTGCAG GTGGGTCCAGAAACTAGTTTGGAGGAGTTTTTGGAGGAGCTGGACGCTCTGTGTGATTCTGAGGTCAACAGTAATAGTCCAGACACAGAGACCCAAGGAGCAGAATCCAGTGCTGTGGAGACGGCTGTGGCCGCTGACAAAGATACAAAACAAGAGAATATGCTTATTCCTACAGACTTGCTAAACAAGAACACTTCCGTTTCCAGAGGAGCTGAGAAGAAGGTCCGTTTTTCAGAAGACCTCATTCAGGGAGCTTTCGAAAAGAACTCGAATGGCGATAAGACCGAGATCAAAATtagttctttaaaaaacacGCCACAGACCAAAACAGCGCTTGGAGAGCAGGATGCCCAACAGGACTTGGGTGGTGATCAGGAAGGAATGAAAAACAACCAGGAGATAAAGACCACCAGCAGTATTCTTACAGATTCGCAAGCCAAAACACCAGGCCAAGTTGATTCCCAGGAGACCAGCATTATAGAATTGAAACCAATGCCCGAGAGCTTCCTAGAGAAACAAACTGTGAGCAAATCTAAGGGGTCAACTTGTGATAGTGTTGGTTCTCAAAATGGCCCTGATTCCATTGTTTCCACTGAACAGGACCTCCTTCACATGATGGAACCTCTGAAAaataacacctccagaaatacTG ACGATCTGATTGACTCCAGTCTCTCAGTATTGAGTTTGGAATCAGGAGATTCTCTGCCTGTCCACAGCACCAGCACTGAAAAG GCTCGAGAGAACGGGAAAGTGGTTTAG